In Brienomyrus brachyistius isolate T26 unplaced genomic scaffold, BBRACH_0.4 scaffold46, whole genome shotgun sequence, the following are encoded in one genomic region:
- the LOC125723215 gene encoding uncharacterized protein LOC125723215 encodes MLVETLLAQGVETYSDLQYVTEADLLSALRPIQARKAVAAWKVKCQDTTQDSNSSFSIQEGASSLPSVSPGPSSSSRSLSPISTSSSASNSPDVDWADTFDIPWKKFPEELIQSLERGKRPSPQKRREMVRIVIREMMQKSPDISKRHSTIVAKKIVATYPKSLQDVIEGDIIGSGYHSLVKQLQNTIENDVVKQLTRSTFYTQRKEVNNGKEIKYLLEDWPFLFEIGMAFHFEELTGVSLKETFLMRREHTGPSGDVLEMVLLLLFYFDEKEDVMFTYVEDTCLAEEVQMDQVPLTPTIVVCGQSCFSAKRWMLSVDRMIVQPSITSFIPALCLIFGSFYVFNIHYPVVLASTLEFLQRCFFSINPERGTKVEKTSKSRLHVNPRVITLIQDLSDHE; translated from the exons ATGTTAGTGGAAACACTGTTAGCACAGGGGGTAGAGACATATTCTGACTTGCAGTATGTAACAGAGGCAGATTTATTGTCAGCGCTAAGACCCATTCAAGCACGGAAAGCTGTGGCTGCATGGAAGGTAAAAT GCCAGGATACTACCCAGGATAGCAACAGTTCATTCAGCATCCAGGAAGGTGCTTCATCTCTTCCCTCAGTCTCACCAGGACCTTCTTCATCCTCTCGGTCTCTCTCACCAATATCAACCTCTTCCAGTGCCTCTAACAGCCCAGATGTTGACTGGGCAGATACTTTTGACATTCCATGGAAGAAGTTTCCAGAAGAATTGATCCAGTCCTTAGAGAGAGGGAAGCGTCCAAGTCCACAGAAGAGGAGGGAGATGGTGAGGATTGTGATACGCGAAATGATGCAGAAGTCACCAGACATAAGTAAAAGGCACAGCACTATTGTGGCCAAAAAAATAGTGGCTACATATCCCAAATCACTGCAGGATGTAATTGAAGGGGACATAATTGGGTCAGGGTACCATTCCCTCGTAAAACAGCTCCAAAATACAATTGAAAAT GATGTGGTTAAACAGCTCACCAGGTCGACATTCTACACCCAACGCAAAGAGGTCAACAACGGGAAAGAAATCAAATACTTACTGGAAGACTGGCCATTTTTGTTTGAGATAGGCATGGCTTTTCACTTTGAAGAGCTCACTGGAGTTAGTCTGAAAGAGACATTT CTGATGAGGAGAGAGCACACAGGGCCCTCAGGCGATGTGTTGGAGATGGTGTTGCTCCTGTTGTTTTACTTCGACGAGAAGGAAGACGTGATGTTCACATACGTGGAAGACACATGCCTGGCGGAGGAGGTGCAGATGGACCAAGTTCCCTTGACACCAACCATTGTTGTCTGTG GACAATCGTGCTTCTCGGCAAAGAGATGGATGCTGAGTGTGGACCGAATGATTGTACAGCCCAGTATCACATCATTCATACCGGCCCTGTGTCTGATCTTTGGCAGCTTCTATGTCTTCAATATCCACTATCCAGTAGTCCTCGCATCCACGCTGGAGTTCTTACagag ATGTTTCTTTTCCATCAATCCGGAGAGGGGGACCAAGGTGGAGAAGACCAGCAAATCCCGCCTCCATGTGAACCCGAGAGTTATTACACTTATACAAGACCTGTCTGACCATGAATGA